Part of the Deltaproteobacteria bacterium genome is shown below.
CGGTAGCGCCGAGCTTGGTCGCGTTGCTCGTGGCGACACCCAGTGCGCCCTCGTCAATGTCCCAGGCGCTGATCTGCGCATCCGGACGTTTGAGGGCTAGCGACAGGGCAATACAACCGCTGCCAGTACCAACGTCTAGAATGGCTGGAGCCTCGATGTCTTTTACCAGCGCTAGTGCGGCCTCTACCAAAATTTCGGTATCCGGTCTTGGGACCAGTACTTCTGGACCGACGCTGAACTCGTAGCCCATGAACTCTTTGACACCCGTAATGTAGGCCACGGGCTCGCCTTGCGAGCGCCGCTTTAAGTTGGCCTTGAAGGGCTCGCGTTCATGCGCCGTGAGCGGCTTATCAAATTCGGTATAAAGCTGAATCCGCGTGAGTCCTAGGCTATGCGCCAGAAGCACCTCAGCATCGAGGCGTGGTGATGACGTCTGACCGCTCTCTGTCAGATAGGTCGTCGACCAGGTAAGCACCCGGCCTATAGTCCAAAGACTGTCCCCACCCGCTGCGGTACTCATATTTTGACCGCTAACTCCTGCTGCAACAGCTCGGTCTGGTGATGCGTACCGAGCGCATCAAGAACCTCACCAATGTCGCCTTCCATGATCGCATCCAACCGGTACAGTGTAAGATTAATCCGGTGATCCGTCATCCTACCTTGCGGAAAATTATACGTACGGATGCGCTCACTGCGATCGCCCGAGCCTACCTGGCTGCGACGCGAGGCGCTAATCTCTTGCTGCTGCTCGGTGATGGCCTTTTCTAACAGTCGGGCCTTGAGGATCTTCATGGCTTTGTCGCGGTTCTTGTGCTGCGAGCGCTCGTCCTGGCATTCCACGACCAGACCACTGGGCTTGTGCACTAATCGCACTGCCGAGTCGGTGGTGTTGACGTGCTGCCCACCAGCTCCCGACGATCTCGCTACCGTCATCTCGACATCGGCTGGATTGAGCTCCACCTCAACATCGTCGGCCTCAGGGAGGATCGCTACCGTGCAAGCACTGGTGTGAATCCGCCCTTGGTTCTCCGTGGCTGGAACACGTTGCACACGGTGCACACCG
Proteins encoded:
- the prmC gene encoding peptide chain release factor N(5)-glutamine methyltransferase, with translation MSTAAGGDSLWTIGRVLTWSTTYLTESGQTSSPRLDAEVLLAHSLGLTRIQLYTEFDKPLTAHEREPFKANLKRRSQGEPVAYITGVKEFMGYEFSVGPEVLVPRPDTEILVEAALALVKDIEAPAILDVGTGSGCIALSLALKRPDAQISAWDIDEGALGVATSNATKLGATVSFRRCDALQSDVWQVGERFDLLVSNPPYIRPDERASLPNSVLGFEPLHALFAAPDGLSFYRSLAVTAPSVLKKGGHLALEIGYTQAAAVMAILAEAGWSHVTCHKDWERRDRVIQAEWAGE
- the prfA gene encoding peptide chain release factor 1, giving the protein MFDNLDGVERRFNDLEDALASGTLKGADMTRLTKERASIEELVTVYRVFKRLKQERDEAKALLVAEKDPEMLAMAKEELARLEDELAATEKRLIILSLPKDPNDDKNVILEIRAGTGGDEASLFAADLFRMYTRYADRQRWRTEVLSSTTSAAGGFKEIICLVEGQGVFSRLKFESGVHRVQRVPATENQGRIHTSACTVAILPEADDVEVELNPADVEMTVARSSGAGGQHVNTTDSAVRLVHKPSGLVVECQDERSQHKNRDKAMKILKARLLEKAITEQQQEISASRRSQVGSGDRSERIRTYNFPQGRMTDHRINLTLYRLDAIMEGDIGEVLDALGTHHQTELLQQELAVKI